From Meiothermus sp. Pnk-1, the proteins below share one genomic window:
- a CDS encoding transposase translates to MRRWSAKEKVKIVLEVLSGQRTVAEACRAHEVA, encoded by the coding sequence ATGCGCAGGTGGTCAGCGAAGGAAAAGGTAAAAATTGTGTTGGAGGTCTTGTCGGGTCAAAGGACCGTGGCCGAAGCCTGCCGAGCTCACGAGGTCGCA